The following proteins are co-located in the Argopecten irradians isolate NY chromosome 9, Ai_NY, whole genome shotgun sequence genome:
- the LOC138332253 gene encoding uncharacterized protein has product MTWPVRCILLILAWCTPPVLSNCDFPSYLPPGVVWTATYRNKGYLTLYFKQNMIDAMYCPSSDQNCIKYERTCIQEVEPGKYLVKHQPKGRNFNSHPEYMCIQFIKRSDYIVQFKTSAKLNYQNPNFCSEENLNLDHWPILSPTMTKSTPITCPIVGGYNMRILGPDGEICPGKLVLPRMESECEEGDGIRFDFRYADCLHPNLNMRIQQSVKCVTSWEYGKYTFVILRPQTDEFEAWCLRITRDNLGEVSQIHLFMDPVCDPGTGNGHGQITETDNYLSITLQKITIPSVCANEFEGCTDRRFCDNEVVAFCHLSCNRCEQETQPCTFQENVRGSWLLDTRDGAQYMNISSYQLVVPKFGKFLCLGRNVSENDSRTALLHVFDNGCFPRFACLEMYQPATSVRQFRLSKRVNWPFWPIEEAKRYTCKNNKFKIQVDLGESSKTVDIPTQVLLETKVHYSTNCKLPDLGFTSNSLFFREGDRCNGCLIYDPATRPDKIDIVMINCEEAASHIQYLCLASLDLGPDTRGVVTGTMPDREGRMTKFYCWVFTLDGTKRKIIVLKASDCNMLSVEKVLEGLLTPEGKFDVVETEPGACPRVEERYIPLSRRPDLEETPLTFHERSTRRPIYRNTPTLLINQHSQHTVPDSAPPRGAHSVGLLTVLVILSLLTGAILA; this is encoded by the coding sequence ATGACTTGGCCGGTGCGGTGTATACTTCTAATCCTTGCCTGGTGCACTCCCCCAGTCTTGTCTAACTGTGACTTCCCTTCCTATCTCCCCCCGGGCGTAGTCTGGACAGCTACCTACAGAAATAAGGGCTATCTCACgctttattttaaacaaaatatgattgaCGCCATGTACTGCCCTTCAAGCGACCAGAACTGTATAAAATACGAGCGGACTTGTATCCAGGAGGTTGAGCCTGGGAAATATCTGGTCAAACATCAGCCCAAAGGTCGGAACTTTAATAGCCATCCtgaatatatgtgtatacaatTTATCAAACGGTCGGATTATATAGTGCAATTTAAAACATCCGCAAagcttaattatcaaaatccgaATTTTTGTTCGgaagaaaatttaaatttagatCATTGGCCTATATTATCGCCCACAATGACCAAGAGCACGCCAATCACGTGTCCGATAGTGGGAGGGTATAATATGCGAATCCTAGGGCCAGACGGAGAAATATGTCCCGGAAAGCTTGTACTTCCGCGCATGGAAAGTGAGTGTGAAGAAGGCGACGGCATAAGATTCGACTTCCGGTATGCCGATTGTTTACATCCAAATTTAAATATGCGTATCCAGCAAAGTGTCAAATGTGTGACGTCATGGGAATATGGTAAATACACTTTTGTAATTCTTAGACCTCAAACGGACGAGTTTGAGGCTTGGTGTTTACGTATTACTCGGGACAACTTAGGCGAGGTGTCACAAATTCATTTGTTTATGGATCCTGTGTGCGATCCCGGAACCGGAAATGGTCACGGTCAAATCACCGAAACGGATAACTATTTGTCGATTACACTTCAAAAAATCACCATTCCCTCTGTTTGCGCTAACGAGTTTGAGGGATGTACTGATAGGCGTTTCTGTGACAACGAGGTGGTGGCGTTTTGTCATTTGTCCTGTAACCGATGTGAGCAAGAAACACAACCGTGCACGTTCCAGGAGAACGTCCGAGGCTCCTGGTTACTGGACACTCGAGACGGTGcacaatatatgaatatatcatCTTACCAGCTTGTTGTTCCTAAATTTGGAAAATTTCTGTGTTTGGGCAGAAATGTGTCCGAAAATGATAGTCGCACTGCTCTTCTGCATGTGTTTGATAACGGTTGTTTCCCGCGGTTCGCTTGTCTAGAGATGTACCAGCCTGCCACTTCAGTTCGTCAGTTCAGACTCAGCAAACGGGTCAACTGGCCTTTCTGGCCTATAGAGGAAGCGAAAAGATACACgtgtaaaaacaacaaatttaagATTCAGGTCGATTTAGGCGAGTCGTCAAAAACAGTGGATATTCCAACTCAAGTTTTGCTCGAGACAAAGGTTCACTACAGTACCAATTGTAAACTACCAGACCTCGGTTTTACCTCGAATTCTCTGTTCTTCAGGGAAGGAGATAGGTGTAACGGGTGTCTAATATATGACCCGGCTACCAGGCCTGACAAAATTGACATCGTGATGATAAACTGTGAGGAGGCGGCGAGTCATATTCAGTACTTATGTCTGGCCTCCCTGGACCTAGGCCCTGACACCAGGGGCGTGGTCACGGGCACAATGCCGGACCGTGAAGGTCGCATGACCAAATTCTACTGCTGGGTCTTCACATTGGACGGCACGAAACGAAAGATCATTGTCCTGAAGGCGTCAGACTGTAACATGCTGTCTGTGGAAAAGGTTCTAGAAGGTCTCTTGACGCCAGAGGGCAAATTTGACGTGGTCGAAACGGAGCCGGGAGCTTGTCCTCGGGTCGAGGAAAGGTATATTCCCCTCAGTCGCCGTCCAGATCTGGAAGAAACACCATTGACATTTCACGAGAGGTCCACGCGGCGGCCTATCTATAGAAACACCCCAACGCTTCTTATAAATCAACACAGTCAGCATACTGTTCCCGATTCCGCCCCGCCCAGGGGAGCTCACTCTGTCGGACTATTAACGGTTCTCGTCATCCTTTCGCTACTGACGGGGGCAATTCTTGCATAG
- the LOC138330752 gene encoding uncharacterized protein, with the protein MADLPKDRVEPSTPFTYCGMDCFGPFVVKMGRKEIKRYGLLLTCMCSRAIHIEMLDDMPTDAFINALRCFIAIRGSVRQIRSDQGTNFIGAKNEFEREAKVNKLSSFLVERQCDFVLNPPSASHTGGVWERQIRTVRSILNSVLSLCPGRLDDASLRTVFYEVMSIVNSCPLTVSEIDNPEALEPLTPNHILTAKSSIPQPPPGDFLKEDLYLHKSGMNRVGTFVVET; encoded by the exons ATGGCTGATCTCCCCAAGGATCGCGTAGAACCATCAACCCCCTTCACATACTGTGGAATGGACTGTTTCGGCCCATTTGTCGTCAAAATGGGACGCAAGGAAATCAAACGATATGGTCTTTTATTAACCTGCATGTGTTCTCGCGCCATTCATATTGAAATGCTTGATGACATGCCAACGGATGCTTTCATCAACGCTCTGCGTTGTTTCATTGCTATTCGAGGATCCGTTAGGCAGATACGCTCGGACCAGGGTACAAATTTCATCGGTGCCAAGAACGAGTTTGAAAGGGAGGCCAAGGTAAACAAGTTATCATCATTTTTAGTCGAGAGGCAATGTGACTTCGTCTTAAACCCACCAAGCGCTAGTCATACTGGTGGTGTTTGGGAACGGCAGATTAGAACAGTCAGGAGCATCTTGAATTCTGTCCTGTCATTGTGTCCAGGAAGGCTCGATGACGCATCTCTCCGTACTGTGTTTTACGAAGTCATGTCCATCGTGAACAGTTGTCCTCTGACTGTGAGTGAAATTGACAATCCAGAAGCCTTGGAACCACTCACGCCCAACCACATCTTGACTGCCAAATCATCAATACCTCAACCACCACCAGGGGACTTCTTGAAGGAAGATCTTTATCTTC ACAAAAGTGGCATGAACCGCGTCGGAACATTTGTGGTGGAGACATAG
- the LOC138330750 gene encoding uncharacterized protein: MFSTRSSVPVTCTSTTTVSDTRLSPNAQTFQPNITNMLPQSNNDAKFLADTLANTVGLGRLPIPEPSIFTGDPIEYMEWKNAFEMLIDRKGIPPQEKIFYLKKYVSGPARQALEGFLYSGSEAAFVNARKVLDERYGNTFVLQQAFRKKLENWPKISNRDPKALRNFADFLQGCKEAMMHIPSLSILNDCSENQKLLGKLPEWASVRWNRVVTEGLDSSNNYPSFSQFVEFVAREAKVACNPISSIHALNNTTETERKRSKEQKIRVLASTASSKSQTDKDKNSKVCVYFEKDGHYVVRCDKFLALSLKDKRSFIREKNLCFGCLRRGHRNKDCQRKHVCGTCKLKHPTCLHEDRQLGTPCSNPIADNNVNTASSLRVSHQNGKGTSMIVPVWVSSKEEASREVLTYALLDTQSDTTFILDDTASALQLTVKPVKLGLSTITSQHTVIDSSRVNGLQVRGFNSPAKDTVPINLAYTRNFIPADYSHIPKKNTVDDWPHLQPIRDEIPPLQSYDKEVGERFSQEDTQFLNLMEHIKQREDKQLEMPLPFKKRPVLPDNKPLAEVRLNHLKNKFKKDPKYFAHYQKFMKEILERGDAEVVDSDIKSREDDGNIWYIPHHSVYHPKKPNKLRVVFDCSARYGDCSLNDHLLTGPDLTNALAGVLCRFRKSPIGIMCDIEKTFHQFIVDVKDRDFLRFLWWESAKTQESELPIASSFIQRNFYVEDGLTSVETEDEAIQLVNDAQDLCANGGLRLHKFLSNNKRVVQAVPVSERAVGVSLDLTLDPLPVERALGVQWCVECDTFKFQISVRNEVPTRRTMLSIVASVFDPLGFLSPFTLRGKQILQEMCRNGVGWDDPLPNCSQPQWEAWIKDIQNLSQVNIPRCLKPSWFGIPTVVELHHFSDASSIGYGQCSYVRLVNNTEVHCALVASKARVTPVKVVTIPRLELTAAVLSVKMSIFLKNELDLYVNNEYFWTDSRVVLGYINNEARRFQVFVANRVQMIRDATEPQQWRYIDTKDNPADHASRCLTASEIVNSTWLTGPPFLWQPNIQSDEIDTSLQPGDPEVRQAKVLHSVTTPALDIIDCLERFSSWKTTVSVVARLQRLSNGIKGTHHTSVEERENAERTIVRLVQGQAFKESMNALKASETLPRTSRLYPLDPFLQDGVIRVGGRLRNAECTMCYKHPMILPKNSHVTRLILAHVHQETKHQGRGITLNKLRSCGFWIVDGSKTVAKFIRHCVICRKLRRPTEC, translated from the exons ATGTTCTCAACTCGAAGCTCTGTGCCTGTTACATGTACTTCTACTACCACAGTGTCTGATACTAGGTTGTCACCAAACGCTCAAACATTCCAACCTAACATTACAAACATGCTACCTCAATCTAACAACGATGCTAAATTTTTGGCAGACACACTGGCAAACACTGTTGGCCTTGGTCGACTTCCTATACCCGAGCCAAGTATCTTTACGGGAGACCCCATAGAATATATGGAATGGAAAAACGCCTTTGAAATGTTAATAGATCGCAAAGGGATTCCCCCTCAAGAGAAAATATTTTACTTGAAAAAGTATGTAAGTGGTCCAGCCAGACAAGCCCTTGAAGGATTCCTATATAGTGGCAGTGAGGCAGCATTTGTGAATGCACGTAAGGTGTTGGATGAACGGTATGGAAACACGTTTGTTTTACAACAAGCATTCCGCAAAAAACTTGAGAATTGGCCAAAAATCTCTAATAGAGATCCCAAAGCTCTACGGAACTTTGCAGACTTCCTACAAGGCTGCAAAGAAGCCATGATGCACATTCCTAGTTTGAGTATCCTTAACGACTGTTCTGAAAATCAAAAACTACTAGGTAAGCTCCCCGAGTGGGCTTCTGTGAGATGGAATAGAGTTGTGACAGAAGGGCTAGATTCATCAAACAACTACCCATCATTTAGCCAGTTTGTGGAATTTGTTGCTCGAGAAGCCAAGGTCGCGTGCAACCCAATATCTTCCATACATGCCCTCAACAACACTACAGAAACAGAACGCAAACGTTCGAAGGAACAGAAGATACGAGTCCTAGCTTCAACTGCCTCTTCAAAATCACAAACTGACAAAGATAAGAATTCGAAGGTTTGTGTGTATTTTGAAAAGGACGGCCATTATGTGGTACGATGTGATAAGTTTTTAGCTCTTTCGCTAAAGGACAAACGGTCATTCATCCGCGAAAAGAATCTGTGTTTCGGATGTCTGCGAAGGGGTCATCGGAATAAAGACTGTCAAAGGAAACATGTATGCGGCACATGCAAGCTGAAACATCCTACGTGTCTCCACGAAGACCGCCAGCTGGGAACACCATGTTCAAACCCTATAGCTGATAACAACGTAAACACAGCAAGTTCCTTACGCGTAAGCCACCAAAATGGCAAGGGAACTTCAATGATTGTACCAGTTTGGGTGTCCTCTAAGGAAGAAGCATCAAGAGAAGTATTGACTTACGCACTGCTTGATACACAAAGCGATACAACTTTCATCCTAGACGACACTGCTTCTGCATTACAGCTAACAGTAAAACCAGTTAAACTTGGCTTATCAACCATAACATCGCAGCATACTGTCATAGACAGTTCAAGGGTCAACGGTCTTCAGGTCAGAGGCTTTAATTCACCCGCCAAGGATACAGTACCCATCAATCTGGCTTACACGAGAAACTTCATTCCGGCTGACTACTCACACATACCTAAGAAGAACACAGTTGACGATTGGCCACATCTTCAACCAATAAGAGATGAAATACCACCTCTACAGTCTT ATGACAAAGAAGTCGGAGAAAGGTTTTCGCAGGAAGACACACAGTTCTTAAACTTGATGGAGCACATCAAACAACGTGAGGACAAACAATTGGAAATGCCCCTTCCTTTCAAGAAACGTCCTGTCTTGCCAGATAATAAACCTCTTGCAGAGGTGAGGTTAAACCACCTGAAGAACAAATTCAAGAAGGATCCTAAATACTTTGCACATTACCAGAAATTTATGAAGGAAATACTAGAACGGGGAGATGCTGAAGTAGTTGACAGTGACATCAAGTCTCGAGAAGATGATGGAAACATTTGGTACATTCCACATCATAGTGTTTATCACCCCAAGAAACCTAACAAGCTTCGCGTAGTGTTTGATTGTTCTGCGAGATATGGAGACTGCTCACTAAACGACCATCTGCTCACGGGCCCAGATCTAACGAACGCACTTGCTGGAGTTCTGTGCAGGTTCAGAAAGTCTCCCATAGGCATCATGTGTGACATTGAGAAGACGTTTCATCAGTTCATCGTAGATGTTAAGGACCGTGACTTCCTACGGTTCTTGTGGTGGGAGTCTG CCAAGACACAAGAGTCTGAGCTACCAATTGCTTCCTCCTTTATACAACGTAACTTCTACGTTGAGGATGGTCTGACGAGCGTTGAAACAGAAGATGAAGCTATACAGCTAGTAAACGATGCACAAGATCTTTGTGCAAATGGAGGGTTAAGACTTCACAAGTTCTTGTCGAACAATAAACGTGTGGTGCAAGCGGTACCAGTTTCCGAAAGAGCCGTTGGTGTTAGCCTAGATTTGACCTTAGATCCACTACCTGTCGAGCGCGCTCTTGGAGTCCAATGGTGTGTGGAATGTGATACATTCAAGTTTCAGATATCTGTTAGGAATGAGGTTCCAACACGACGAACCATGCTATCGATTGTGGCATCTGTATTCGATCCCCTTGGATTCTTGTCGCCATTCACTCTTCGAGGAAAGCAAATTCTCCAGGAAATGTGCCGTAATGGCGTAGGATGGGATGATCCACTCCCTAACTGTTCACAGCCTCAATGGGAAGCATGGATCAAGGACATTCAAAATCTAAGTCAAGTGAACATTCCCAGATGCCTTAAGCCCTCTTGGTTTGGAATACCTACAGTTGTTGAGTTACATCACTTCTCAGACGCCAGTAGCATCGGATATGGACAATGCTCATATGTTCGTCTTGTCAACAACACTGAAGTTCACTGCGCTCTTGTAGCCTCCAAGGCTAGAGTTACTCCTGTCAAGGTAGTAACAATACCAAGACTAGAATTGACAGCTGCCGTACTCTCAGTCAAAATGAGTATCTTTCTCAAAAATGAACTAGATCTATATGTAAACAATGAATACTTTTGGACTGATTCTCGAGTGGTATTAGGTTACATTAACAATGAAGCAAGGCGATTCCAGGTCTTCGTAGCAAATCGAGTGCAAATGATCAGGGATGCTACGGAGCCTCAACAGTGGCGCTATATAGACACGAAGGACAACCCAGCTGATCATGCATCAAGGTGTCTTACCGCCTCTGAGATTGTAAACTCAACATGGCTCACTGGACCACCTTTCTTGTGGCAACCCAACATTCAATCGGATGAGATTGATACAAGTTTACAACCAGGAGACCCTGAGGTCAGGCAAGCAAAGGTACTTCATTCTGTAACAACCCCTGCATTAGACATCATTGACTGTCTTGAAAGATTTTCCAGCTGGAAAACTACGGTATCTGTAGTAGCAAGATTACAGAGATTATCAAACGGAATCAAGGGAACCCATCATACTTCTGTAGAAGAAAGAGAAAACGCCGAACGAACAATTGTAAGGCTTGTTCAAGGTCAAGCATTCAAGGAATCAATGAATGCCCTGAAGGCATCAGAGACACTCCCAAGAACAAGTCGTCTTTACCCCCTTGATCCGTTTCTCCAGGATGGTGTCATTCGAGTCGGAGGACGTCTGAGAAATGCAGAATGTACTATGTGCTATAAGCACCCGATGATTCTACCAAAGAACAGCCATGTAACGCGACTGATTCTTGCGCATGttcatcaagaaacaaaacATCAAGGACGCGGCATAACTCTCAACAAACTACGTTCATGCGGATTTTGGATTGTAGATGGGAGCAAAACGGTTGCCAAGTTCATACGTCACTGTGTTATTTGCAGGAAGTTAAGACGCCCAACAGAATGTTAG
- the LOC138330753 gene encoding uncharacterized protein, with amino-acid sequence MPEQLDFLNTIDTSFKAVGRSDCRIAIEPENRFRRGFGGVAMLWRKDLKVTPLIEDGNDRIISICIDTKSSYVYVIGVLMPSTNLAHQEFIDTVLCLNDLYDKYIEMGSVIVMGDFNAHLSKRCGIKNHNEANERGLVIEKFIQDHNLISVNSQSWSRGPNYTYISGDGSHTSMIDHILIENSKVDLIDFCCINDDHSLNISDHRPIQLNFRTICHKRETQPLSTAINWKKVTSEHISNYHKQLDMLLDQINKPTDISQLADIMNIAAKSSFPVKRYRHYLKPYWKYNNVKSLHTNMRHLRSVWIDEGRPRGHAHKTYSEYKGTKKLFRNELNLAREQYEREQFEKLESLAELDIGTFYKAIRTKRSINKHSSSYELLVDGQIIRDSDILREAWYEHFRGLSSPLNETHFDNLFKKQIESEVEDMYANSFNNTDGICDCPITVLEVKHAMKCMNTGKAGGHDGIVLEHIKYASNNMLDTIVSCFNGMIENFNKVSESNVEVSLQHLR; translated from the exons ATGCCGGAACAGCTTGATTTTCTGAACACTATTGATACAAGTTTTAAAGCAGTTGGCAGATCCGATTGTAGAATAGCGATAGAGCCAGAAAACAGATTCCGACGCGGTTTCGGAGGTGTTGCTATGTTGTGGCGTAAAGATTTGAAAGTCACTCCGCTTATTGAAGATGGTAATGACAGAATTATTAGTATTTGTATAGACACTAAAAGCTCTTACGTGTACGTTATAGGTGTTCTTATGCCGTCTACTAATTTAGCTCATCAGGAATTTATTGATACAGTCTTATGTTTAAATGATCTGTATGACAAGTATATTGAAATGGGTTCTGTAATAGTAATGGGTGACTTTAATGCTCATCTATCAAAAAGGTGTGGCATTAAAAACCACAATGAAGCAAATGAGAGAGGTCTTGTCATagaaaaatttatacaagaccACAATTTGATATCAGTTAATTCCCAAAGCTGGTCACGTGGTCCTAACTATACATACATATCTGGTGATGGCAGTCATACGTCCATGATAGACCACATACTTATAGAAAACTCGAAAGTTGATTTGATAGATTTCTGTTGTATAAATGATGACCACTCACTTAATATATCAGACCATCGTCCAATACAACTGAACTTTCGGACGATATGCCATAAGCGTGAGACTCAACCATTAAGTACGGCGATTAACTGGAAAAAGGTAACGAGTGAACACATCAGTAACTATCACAAACAGTTAGATATGCTATTGGATCAAATTAATAAACCAACAGATATATCTCAACTAGCTGATATAATGAATATCGCTGCGAAATCGTCATTTCCCGTTAAACGTTACAGACATTATTTAAAGCCCTACTGGAAATATAACAATGTGAAATCATTACATACCAATATGAGACATTTACGGTCAGTATGGATCGATGAAGGTCGTCCACGAGGGCACGCTCATAAAACGTACAGTGAATACAAAGGCACAAAGAAATTATTTCGAAATGAACTGAACCTTGCGCGCGAACAGTATGAACGGGAACAGTTCGAAAAACTAGAAAGTTTGGCAGAACTTGATATAGGAACATTCTATAAAGCTATACGAACCAAAAGGAGTATTAATAAACACTCTTCCTCGTATGAATTACTGGTAGATGGACAGATTATACGCGACTCCGATATCTTGAGAGAAGCGTGGTATGAGCATTTTCGCGGGCTGTCTAGTCCATTAAACGaaacacattttgataatttattcaAAAAGCAAATTGAAAGCGAGGTCGAAGATATGTATGCTAATAGTTTTAACAACACTGATGGTATTTGTGACTGCCCTATTACAGTGTTAGAGGTGAAACATGCTATGAAGTGTATGAATACTGGAAAAGCTGGCGGGCACGATGGTATCGTACTTGAACACATCAAATATGCCAGTAATAACATGTTAGATACAATTGTTTCGTGTTTTAATGGCATGATTGAAA ACTTCAACAAGGTTTCCGAGAGCAATGTGGAAGTATCACTGCAGCATTTACGGTAA
- the LOC138330754 gene encoding uncharacterized protein, producing MYVVVVYLASAPNIYKNANYERINEEISDTNWDEIIMNSNNINENWNTFKKVVKEIEESHVPTKIIKIGRNNKHSFPADTTTLEAIKKKHSLSRKAATTKDMNVRKEYNRVRNKVRKLTRRLRKEYEHNIAIKAKSDPKAIWNYIKSKSTSKSEIGELYAKPADKTSTKVTSNKGKAEVLCRFFSSVFIQESDTTPHLYIREVAEEMSQMNIEQEAVSKILKNLKPDKSPGLDELHPMFLKNTSGTISYPITKLFNQSISTGTLPG from the coding sequence atgtatgttGTAGTTGTTTATTTGGCGTCCGCTCCCAACATTTATAAAAATGCCAATTATGAAAGGATAAACGAGGAGATAAGTGATACCAACTGGGACGAAATAATTATGAACTCTAACAACATCAACGAGAATTGGAACACTTTCAAAAAGGTGGTCAAAGAAATAGAAGAAAGCCATGTCCctacaaaaatcattaaaataggTCGGAACAACAAGCATAGTTTCCCAGCAGATACAACAACACTTGAAGCCATAAAAAAGAAGCATTCGTTATCAAGGAAGGCTGCAACTACAAAGGATATGAACGTGAGAAAGGAATACAATAGGGTCAGAAATAAAGTAAGGAAATTAACACGCAGATTGAGGAAAGAATATGAGCACAATATAGCGATAAAGGCAAAGTCGGATCCAAAAGCAATTTGGaattatataaaatctaaatCTACGTCGAAATCAGAGATTGGAGAACTATATGCAAAACCAGCGGACAAAACTTCAACTAAAGTTACATCAAATAAGGGAAAAGCTGAAGTGTTATGTCGGTTTTTTAGCAGTGTATTCATACAGGAATCGGACACGACCCCTCATCTGTACATAAGAGAAGTCGCCGAAGAGATGTCACAAATGAATATAGAACAAGAAGCTGTATCAAAGATCCTAAAAAATCTCAAACCGGATAAATCCCCCGGACTAGACGAACTCCACCCGATGTTCCTGAAAAACACCTCTGGTACAATATCATATCCAATAACGAAGTTATTCAACCAATCAATTTCAACAGGAACTCTCCCCGGATGA
- the LOC138330749 gene encoding uncharacterized protein: MDKDKGSSDTDERNDHGDTTTKDETEVKGTTTNSSGTSESTNSIQTEIRTSERNRKLTEKMAAYQETELEKRLAKLRSTYGKWQIHAKEIRTNLKAECSENDLGQMIDKIKALEASVLKNFNIVKDISTPAQDIVRRIDACVAVSADLLKILNERLSDIDTFDNVFEARRLSDLRRHAKSVFGESESSSSVSSSTSSRSRLSVKMAEAAADLEALRAAEQFNPIEERLQTDLKHLESKGGLSSLKRV, encoded by the coding sequence ATGGATAAAGATAAGGGATCTTCAGATACAGATGAAAGAAACGACCATGGTGACACAACAACGAAGGACGAAACTGAGGTTAAGGGTACTACAACAAACTCAAGTGGGACATCTGAGTCGACAAACAGCATACAAACAGAGATCAGAACATCGGAAAGAAATCGCAAACTAACAGAAAAAATGGCAGCATATCAGGAGACAGAACTTGAGAAACGCTTGGCCAAGCTCCGATCTACATATGGAAAATGGCAAATTCATGCTAAAGAGATAAGAACAAACTTAAAAGCAGAATGTTCTGAAAATGACTTAGGCCAAATGATTGATAAAATTAAGGCTCTTGAGGCAAGTGTATTAAAGAACTTTAATATTGTAAAGGACATTTCAACCCCAGCTCAGGACATTGTGCGCAGAATCGATGCATGTGTTGCCGTAAGTGCTGACTTACtcaaaatactaaatgaaagACTTAGCGACATAGACACATTTGATAACGTGTTCGAGGCACGACGCCTCTCAGACCTCCGAAGGCACGCTAAATCTGTATTCGGTGAATCAGAGTCATCCAGTAGTGTAAGCTCATCTACCTCTTCAAGATCCAGACTGTCTGTGAAAATGGCAGAGGCCGCTGCAGATTTAGAAGCCTTAAGGGCAGCAGAACAATTTAATCCTATTGAGGAAAGGCTGCAGACCGACCTCAAACACTTAGAATCAAAAGGAGGATTGAGTTCGCTGAAGCGCGTCTGA